A window of bacterium contains these coding sequences:
- a CDS encoding DUF512 domain-containing protein, translating into MIIIRVDKPSPAADLSLQPGDQILEINGHPIQDEIDFQYYSADARLRLVIQRGARVFSRSLRRTWEGSFGVEFHGMKYRHCGNRCVFCFIDQNPGGLRRSLYFKDEDYRLSFLYGNYVTLTNVTRRDLVRIVEQRLSPIYVSIHAVDPEVRRRLLGIKHDDRLMEKIRFLTDQGIEVHAQIVLCPGYNDGLVLQDTLQRLYPFYPGLQSVAVVPLGLTRHRRGLTYLPPVSPLLARQTLRIIEKYAQGCKRDSDCYWVYAADEFYLRARAPIPPRARYEDFSQIENGVGMCRDLIDTVKRQTRYFPKRVHAKRITLVTGRSAEPLLRQHVLPPLQAVSGLQVNLQAVVNRFFGRRVTVSGLLTGQDIARQLKGAHNGDLLVLPPNCLNHDGLFLDDWTPQQLEQSLGVRVYQPSNFLQLVKVL; encoded by the coding sequence ATGATAATCATTCGCGTTGATAAACCTTCTCCTGCCGCTGATCTATCGCTGCAACCGGGCGATCAGATTTTGGAGATTAACGGCCATCCGATTCAGGATGAAATCGATTTTCAATACTATTCGGCCGATGCCCGACTGCGCCTGGTGATTCAACGCGGCGCCCGCGTCTTCAGCCGGTCGCTGCGGCGTACCTGGGAAGGGTCCTTTGGCGTAGAATTCCACGGCATGAAATACCGGCATTGCGGCAACCGCTGCGTCTTTTGCTTTATCGATCAAAATCCAGGCGGTCTGCGCCGTTCGCTGTATTTCAAAGACGAGGATTACCGGCTCTCCTTTTTATACGGCAATTATGTCACGCTGACCAACGTTACCCGCCGGGACTTGGTTCGAATCGTGGAACAGCGTTTGTCTCCCATCTATGTTTCCATCCATGCGGTGGATCCGGAGGTGCGCCGGCGCCTATTGGGCATCAAGCACGATGATCGCCTGATGGAAAAGATCCGTTTTCTGACCGACCAGGGCATCGAGGTGCATGCGCAGATTGTGCTCTGTCCCGGATATAACGACGGTTTGGTGCTGCAGGATACGCTGCAGCGCCTGTACCCCTTTTATCCCGGCCTGCAGTCCGTCGCCGTGGTGCCGTTGGGCCTTACCCGTCATCGCCGCGGATTAACCTATCTGCCGCCGGTTTCGCCTCTTCTAGCCCGCCAGACCCTGCGGATCATTGAAAAATACGCGCAAGGGTGCAAGCGCGATTCGGATTGTTACTGGGTGTATGCGGCCGACGAGTTCTATCTTCGTGCCCGGGCGCCGATCCCGCCCAGGGCGCGCTATGAGGATTTCAGCCAGATCGAAAACGGCGTTGGCATGTGCCGCGATCTGATCGATACGGTTAAGCGGCAGACACGCTACTTTCCCAAGCGCGTTCACGCCAAGCGTATCACGCTGGTCACCGGCCGGTCCGCCGAACCCCTGTTGCGGCAGCATGTGCTTCCACCTCTGCAGGCCGTCTCCGGCCTGCAGGTGAATTTACAGGCCGTGGTCAACCGCTTTTTCGGCCGCCGGGTGACGGTCTCCGGCTTGCTTACCGGCCAGGACATCGCCCGCCAGCTGAAAGGGGCTCACAACGGCGATCTGCTGGTTCTGCCGCCCAATTGCCTGAACCACGACGGCCTGTTTCTGGATGACTGGACGCCGCAACAACTGGAACAATCGCTCGGC
- a CDS encoding AI-2E family transporter, whose protein sequence is MGHSQLEKLDILFIIFVSLIFAFFLYQIKSALIPLVLAIVLIVLLLPYRDYDFVRHLIWVVVGIFTFWFLRETKAIVAPFFIAFALAYLFDPLVSKLEKRKIPRLVSVSIIVSVTLGSFAAAGYFLLPRIFEELGRLLIFLLGLPTRLAEWMRVDGAEFFSSLHIDPERLEEFFEVTLPEKYDQLFESALNMVMQFPKYAPPIIGRLLYGVLVPFLFFYILKDFDKVKRWILELLPIESSWVVRDYLERINTIISGFFRGQFIVCLLVAVLSTLALLALRAPYAILLGLLAGALNIVPYVGLAITLFVGLLISLTGPDPIVTSLKIIAAIEGVRILESSYIAPRIVGDRVGLHPVWVIFSILIFSNQLGVLGLVIAVPLAATIKIFVSIGIRSYRRKIWRRPLRKDDNHSR, encoded by the coding sequence GGACATCCTGTTTATTATTTTTGTCTCGCTGATTTTCGCTTTTTTTCTCTATCAGATCAAGTCGGCCCTCATCCCGCTGGTGCTGGCCATCGTTTTAATCGTCCTTTTGTTGCCCTACCGGGATTACGATTTCGTGCGTCACCTGATTTGGGTGGTAGTGGGAATTTTCACTTTTTGGTTTCTCCGTGAGACCAAGGCGATCGTCGCGCCGTTTTTTATCGCCTTCGCTCTGGCCTATCTGTTCGATCCTCTGGTCAGCAAGCTGGAAAAAAGAAAGATACCCCGGCTGGTCAGCGTCTCGATCATCGTCAGCGTCACTCTCGGCTCGTTCGCAGCGGCGGGGTATTTTCTCCTGCCGCGCATCTTTGAAGAACTCGGCCGCCTGCTGATCTTTCTTCTGGGCCTGCCCACCCGCCTGGCGGAGTGGATGCGGGTCGACGGCGCCGAATTTTTCAGCAGCCTGCACATTGATCCGGAACGGCTGGAGGAATTTTTCGAGGTCACCCTGCCGGAGAAATATGATCAGCTGTTCGAGTCGGCGCTGAACATGGTGATGCAATTTCCCAAATATGCCCCGCCGATCATCGGTCGGTTGCTGTACGGCGTGCTGGTGCCGTTTCTCTTCTTTTATATCCTGAAGGACTTTGACAAGGTCAAACGGTGGATTCTGGAGCTGTTGCCCATCGAGTCCAGCTGGGTGGTCCGGGATTATCTGGAACGCATCAACACGATCATCAGCGGATTTTTCCGCGGTCAATTCATCGTCTGTCTGCTGGTCGCCGTGCTCTCGACACTGGCTCTGTTGGCCTTGCGCGCACCCTATGCGATTTTGCTCGGTTTGCTGGCCGGCGCCCTGAACATCGTTCCCTATGTGGGTCTCGCCATCACGCTGTTTGTCGGCCTGCTGATCTCCTTGACCGGCCCGGATCCGATCGTGACCAGTCTCAAGATCATCGCCGCGATCGAAGGGGTGCGGATCCTGGAAAGCTCTTACATCGCTCCGCGTATCGTCGGTGATCGCGTTGGACTGCATCCGGTGTGGGTGATCTTTTCCATCCTGATTTTCTCCAATCAGCTGGGCGTGCTCGGTCTGGTCATCGCCGTACCCTTGGCCGCGACGATAAAAATATTTGTCTCCATCGGCATCCGCAGCTATCGTAGAAAGATATGGCGCAGACCGTTACGGAAAGATGATAATCATTCGCGTTGA